Genomic window (Gemmatimonadota bacterium):
TCCACGGGCCGGAGGACGACCGGGTATCCCATGTCCTCCATGGCTTCCAGGGCGGAACCCGGCGTGTACGCCACGCGCACTCCCGGCACCGGCACGCCGTTCTCCCGCAAGGCCAAGGACGTCAGCAGCCGGTTCCCGTACGTCTCCACCACCGACTGGCGGTTCACCGTCGGAATGCCCCAGTGGTCGAAGACGGTCAGCGCGTACACGGCGCGATGGTGATCGGTACAGCGCTCGAGGACCACGTCCAGGTCCATATGACGCCGATCCAGTTCGAAGACCAGCCGCGTGTTGTCGATCGTCGTCACGTCGATGCCGCGGCGGTCCGCTTCGGCGATCAACCGCTTCTCGTCCTTCCTGATTCGCGACAGCACGATGCCCAATTCCATAGATCCCGCGTCCCCTTGTCCCGCATGCAAAAAAAAAGAGCCGGCCTCTTCGCTCAATCGAAGAGGAACACGGCTCCCAACTGTTCCCGTTGCCCCATTATCCCTTTCGCAGGATTACCGCGGGGCCCGATGAGCGGACGAACGCAAATCACAATCATGTTTACCATGTTTATGTTTCATTCGTTTGCTCATCGTGATTTCCTTACATCCGACCGCGGGCCTATTCGCCCCAGTCTTCCTCTTCTTCCGGTGCCAGTGCAAACTCCAGCGGGTCGACGCTGATTACTTCCAGTTCCGCGCCGCATTCCGGGCACGTAATGATTTCACCTACCTCGACATCATAGTCCAGGGTGATCTCGGCGCCACATTCCGGGCAGATCCCGCTCATAAAACCCCCGTTTTGCACCAATGCAGCCTCGGAACGAAAGGTCTTTCCTCCTTAAAGAACGGACGCAATATAGGGTGCGCGCTAAGGGTGTCAAGCGCTTTTTTATTCTTCCTCTTCGCCGTCCGTACCGGGTGATTCGGCCGTTTCGGAAGTCTCCGGATCGTCCTCTTCGTCGCCTGGCGTAATCCTGGAAACATCGATCACCCGGTCCCCCTCGCCCAGGTTGATGAGCTTAACGCCCTGGGTGTTCCGGCCGATGGGGCGCAGGTCGCGGACCGGCAGGCGTATGATGAGGCCGTTCGTGGTAATGATCATCAGCTCGTCTTCGTCGGAGACCGCGTGAATCGACACGACGGGGCCATTGCGTTCGCTGGTGCGTATGTTGCTCACGCCCTTGCTGTGGCGGCGGGTCAGCCGGTAGTTCTCGATGTCCGTCCGCTTCCCGTAGCCGTTCTCCGTCACGGAAAGCAGCGTGGTGTCCCGATCCGACGCCAGCATGCCCACGACCCGGTCGCCTTCGCCGAGGCGTATGCCCCGCACCCCCTGTGCGCCCCGGCCCATCGTCCGGACGTCGCTCTCGTGGAAGCGGACGGCCTGGCCGTTCCGGCTGGCGATGACGATGTCGTTGTCGCCGTCGGTCAACAGGGCCTCGATGAGGGCGTCGCCCTCGAGGATGTTCAGCGCCACGATGCCGTTCCGCCGGGGATTCCCATAGGCCGACAGCACGGTTTTCTTCACCAGGCCGCCTCGCGTCACCATCAGGATATAGTGCTCGTCGTCGAAGTTCCTGATCGGCAGGAAGGCGGCGATGCTCTCTCCCTGGTCGAGCTGCAGCAGGTTGACGACGGCCTTGCCCCGGGCGGTGCGGCCGGCTTCGGGGATCTCCCACACCTTGAGCCAGTAGCACTTGCCGCGGTTCGTGAAGAACAGGATGTAGGAGTGGGTCGAGGCGGAGAAG
Coding sequences:
- the lysW gene encoding lysine biosynthesis protein LysW, producing MSGICPECGAEITLDYDVEVGEIITCPECGAELEVISVDPLEFALAPEEEEDWGE